A genome region from Nocardia sp. NBC_00565 includes the following:
- a CDS encoding cytochrome c oxidase subunit 3 — protein sequence MTISDQGISPETEPLSAKAERARHMPGDIDMWVMILGDLFFFGCYFVVYMVFRARSAQEFSTAQQHLNIDIGVTNTVVLLTSSMFVALAVISTRQGAIRTARRLVFAAGACGLVFIVLKIYEWHHEVTNGYTVANEFFSFYYVLTGIHLAHLLLGMLILGIVVQELRNPRKQRVSIVEQGALFWHMIDLLWVVIFAIIYLMR from the coding sequence ATGACCATCTCCGATCAAGGCATCTCCCCCGAGACCGAACCACTCTCGGCCAAAGCTGAACGCGCACGACACATGCCCGGCGATATCGACATGTGGGTGATGATCCTGGGCGACCTGTTCTTCTTCGGCTGCTACTTCGTCGTCTACATGGTCTTCCGCGCGAGATCGGCCCAAGAGTTCTCCACCGCCCAGCAACATCTCAACATCGACATCGGTGTCACCAACACCGTCGTGCTGCTCACCAGCTCCATGTTCGTCGCCCTGGCCGTCATCTCGACCCGACAGGGAGCAATCCGGACAGCGCGACGACTCGTATTCGCCGCAGGCGCATGCGGACTGGTATTCATCGTCCTGAAAATCTATGAATGGCACCACGAGGTAACCAATGGCTACACCGTCGCCAACGAATTCTTCAGCTTCTACTACGTCCTCACCGGCATCCACCTCGCACATCTACTACTCGGCATGCTCATCCTCGGAATCGTCGTCCAAGAGCTACGCAACCCCCGCAAACAACGCGTGAGCATCGTCGAACAAGGCGCCCTGTTCTGGCACATGATCGACCTGCTCTGGGTCGTCATCTTCGCCATCATCTACCTCATGAGGTAA
- a CDS encoding protein kinase domain-containing protein, with the protein MVKSDPFQTQRDVGVDVVTELSAAGFEDAQEIGRGGFGEVYRCIQRAVDRTVAVKVLTGEVDENRERFFREQRAMGRLTGHPNIVDVLEVGETASGLPYLVMRYHSHGSLDARIRRDGPLSVAEVLHLGVKIAGALETAHRAEILHRDIKPGNILLTDYGEPALTDFGIAHIAGGFETATGTVTGSPAFTAPEVLGGDAPSRASDVYGLGATLFCALTGHAAFERRSGEQVVAQFLRITKQPVPDLRKSGMPDDVCAVIEAAMSRDSRDRPTAAELGRQLQQVEHNHGFAVDEMALRGEAGADRVSAVTSVSVVGSGIGNLPLELTSFVDRRIQVAEVKNLLAGSRLVTMTGMGGVGKTRLALRVAQMVKGDFADGVWLVELGDLRDATLVVDVVAAALGLRNQSARPKLEVMAESLASRNLLLVLDNCEQVIDAVATLTESLLRTCPQLRILATSREALSVGGESLFAVPPLGIPDPTDKSALHAAARYDAVTLFAERGAAAVPGFELTDDTRLTVARICARLDGLPLAIELAAARLRTMSPEQILSRLDDRYDLLTRGHRGAPMRQQTLRWCIGWSYDLCTPVEQLLWNQLSVFAGGFELDAAEQVCGTDLTEPELLDALSALVDKSILIREETDGTIRFRMLETVQEYGKEKAEESGKYLEYARRHRQWCERLATQAETEWVGPHQLQLVARLERELPNLRKALEFSLAESNDCTLRMTAALHMFWTLRGRLSEGRHWCERALGHTTGAPTTDRAKALHVAGVTAAMQGDLPVVTDTMTQLRTLAEQTAEPLVTALLAHAEGNMCLAGGNGDLARAGALLAHAVDTYEASGNLKLQLDARISLGWAYALHGDTERALADLDKGLAITESAGETMLRAWLSWAAGFTVWRRDEPERAVHLLQQGIRSSRLVADPLVAGACLETLAWIAADQHHARRAAVLMGAADSLGRVTGGSALMFRDLHVYRDECVRSIRNALGERAFEAARQQGAAMSFDTAVGFALGERAEATEPASRSAENLTKRERQVADLVARGLTNKAIAARLVISQRTAEGHVEHILTKLGFTSRAQIAAWAADHHSPQPGTSA; encoded by the coding sequence ATGGTCAAGAGCGATCCGTTCCAGACACAGCGTGATGTCGGTGTTGATGTCGTCACGGAGTTGAGTGCTGCCGGTTTCGAGGATGCGCAGGAGATCGGGCGGGGCGGTTTCGGCGAGGTGTATCGGTGTATCCAGCGGGCTGTGGATCGCACGGTGGCGGTGAAGGTGCTGACCGGCGAGGTCGACGAGAATCGGGAGCGTTTCTTTCGCGAGCAACGTGCGATGGGGCGGCTGACGGGGCATCCCAATATCGTCGATGTGCTCGAGGTCGGTGAGACCGCGAGCGGTCTGCCCTACCTGGTGATGCGATACCACTCCCACGGCTCCCTCGATGCGCGCATTCGCCGCGACGGTCCGTTGTCGGTCGCAGAAGTGCTGCACCTAGGGGTGAAGATCGCGGGTGCGCTGGAAACGGCGCATCGGGCAGAGATTCTGCACCGCGATATCAAGCCGGGAAACATTCTGCTCACCGACTACGGCGAACCCGCGTTGACCGACTTCGGGATCGCCCACATCGCCGGTGGATTCGAGACGGCGACCGGCACGGTCACCGGTTCACCGGCGTTCACCGCTCCGGAGGTCCTCGGTGGCGACGCCCCGAGCCGGGCCTCGGATGTGTACGGGCTGGGAGCCACGCTGTTCTGTGCGCTGACCGGCCACGCGGCCTTCGAACGCCGCAGCGGTGAGCAGGTGGTCGCGCAATTTCTGCGGATAACGAAGCAACCGGTCCCCGATCTGCGCAAGAGCGGCATGCCCGACGACGTGTGCGCGGTGATCGAGGCGGCGATGTCGCGCGACTCGCGGGACCGCCCGACCGCTGCGGAATTGGGCCGGCAACTGCAGCAGGTGGAACACAATCATGGTTTCGCCGTCGACGAGATGGCCCTGCGCGGTGAAGCAGGGGCCGACCGGGTATCGGCGGTGACGTCGGTGTCGGTGGTAGGGAGCGGCATCGGGAACCTTCCCCTCGAACTCACCAGCTTCGTCGATCGGCGGATCCAGGTGGCCGAGGTCAAGAATCTGCTGGCGGGGTCGCGTCTGGTGACGATGACCGGAATGGGCGGGGTCGGCAAGACCCGGCTCGCACTGCGCGTCGCCCAGATGGTGAAGGGGGATTTCGCCGATGGCGTGTGGCTGGTCGAGTTGGGGGATCTGCGGGATGCGACATTGGTGGTCGACGTCGTGGCCGCCGCTCTCGGTCTGCGGAACCAGAGTGCCCGGCCCAAGCTCGAGGTGATGGCGGAATCGTTGGCCTCGCGCAATCTGCTGCTGGTGCTCGACAACTGCGAGCAGGTGATCGATGCGGTCGCGACGCTGACCGAATCGCTGCTGCGGACCTGTCCGCAGCTGCGGATTCTGGCGACCAGCCGCGAGGCCCTGAGCGTGGGCGGGGAATCATTGTTCGCGGTGCCCCCGTTGGGAATTCCCGATCCGACGGACAAGTCGGCGCTGCACGCGGCGGCACGCTACGACGCGGTGACCTTGTTCGCCGAACGTGGCGCCGCAGCCGTGCCGGGCTTCGAGCTCACCGACGACACCAGGCTCACCGTGGCCCGGATCTGCGCCCGCCTGGATGGGTTACCGCTGGCGATCGAGCTGGCCGCGGCCCGATTGCGGACGATGTCGCCCGAGCAGATCCTGTCCCGGCTCGACGACCGTTACGACCTGCTGACTCGCGGGCATCGCGGTGCCCCGATGCGGCAGCAGACCCTACGGTGGTGCATCGGCTGGAGCTATGACCTGTGCACGCCGGTCGAACAGCTGCTGTGGAATCAGCTGTCGGTATTCGCCGGCGGTTTCGAGCTCGACGCCGCCGAACAGGTGTGCGGCACCGACCTGACCGAGCCGGAATTGCTCGATGCGCTGTCCGCGCTGGTGGACAAGTCGATCCTGATCCGCGAAGAAACCGACGGCACGATCCGCTTCCGGATGCTCGAGACCGTCCAGGAATACGGCAAGGAGAAGGCCGAAGAGAGTGGGAAGTACCTCGAATACGCGCGGCGGCACCGACAGTGGTGCGAACGGCTCGCGACCCAGGCGGAGACCGAATGGGTCGGGCCGCACCAGCTGCAATTGGTTGCCCGGCTGGAGCGGGAACTGCCCAATCTGCGCAAAGCGCTGGAATTCAGCCTGGCCGAGTCCAACGATTGCACGTTGCGGATGACCGCCGCCCTCCACATGTTCTGGACCCTGCGTGGACGGCTCAGCGAGGGCCGCCACTGGTGCGAGCGCGCGCTCGGCCACACGACCGGTGCGCCGACCACCGACCGGGCAAAGGCACTCCACGTAGCTGGTGTTACGGCCGCGATGCAGGGTGACCTCCCGGTCGTCACCGACACCATGACACAGCTCCGGACCCTGGCCGAGCAGACTGCCGAGCCGCTGGTCACAGCCCTGCTCGCGCACGCCGAGGGAAATATGTGTCTTGCCGGCGGTAACGGTGATCTGGCTCGCGCAGGCGCCCTCCTCGCCCATGCCGTCGACACCTACGAAGCATCAGGAAACCTCAAACTGCAGCTGGACGCCCGGATTTCGCTCGGATGGGCCTACGCATTGCACGGGGATACCGAGCGGGCTCTCGCGGACCTCGACAAGGGGCTCGCAATCACCGAATCCGCCGGTGAGACGATGCTTCGTGCATGGTTGTCGTGGGCAGCGGGGTTTACCGTATGGCGAAGGGATGAACCTGAGCGCGCCGTGCACCTGCTGCAGCAGGGGATTCGATCGTCCCGGCTGGTGGCAGATCCGCTCGTCGCCGGGGCCTGTTTGGAGACGCTGGCCTGGATCGCGGCCGACCAGCACCATGCCCGGCGCGCCGCTGTCCTCATGGGTGCCGCCGATTCGCTGGGCCGTGTTACCGGCGGCTCCGCACTCATGTTTCGCGATTTGCACGTCTATCGTGACGAATGCGTCCGGTCCATCCGAAACGCACTCGGCGAACGAGCATTCGAGGCGGCCCGCCAGCAAGGCGCCGCGATGAGTTTCGATACCGCGGTGGGCTTCGCGCTCGGCGAGCGAGCCGAAGCCACCGAGCCGGCCTCCCGTTCAGCAGAAAACCTGACCAAGCGCGAGCGCCAGGTCGCCGATCTCGTTGCCCGAGGTCTGACCAACAAGGCGATCGCCGCCCGGCTGGTGATTTCACAGCGCACCGCCGAGGGACACGTGGAACATATCCTGACCAAACTGGGCTTCACCTCGCGCGCACAGATCGCCGCATGGGCCGCCGACCACCACAGCCCGCAACCGGGCACCTCGGCCTAG
- a CDS encoding cytochrome C oxidase subunit IV family protein translates to MTTRTATDKTRIRHDKRIIIYAWIALTAITLLAWQLAPGHADTTTRLDTGLIIAVVVLGLIKCRLIIRYFMEIRHAPTWLKITTDTWLAVIWITVLAIYLY, encoded by the coding sequence ATGACGACCCGAACCGCCACCGACAAAACACGAATCCGACACGACAAACGCATCATCATCTACGCGTGGATCGCACTCACAGCGATCACCCTCCTCGCCTGGCAACTCGCCCCCGGCCACGCCGACACCACCACCAGGCTCGACACCGGACTCATCATCGCCGTGGTCGTCCTCGGACTGATCAAATGCCGCCTGATCATCCGCTACTTCATGGAAATCCGACACGCCCCGACCTGGCTGAAAATCACCACCGACACTTGGCTGGCTGTCATCTGGATAACCGTGCTCGCCATCTACCTCTACTGA
- a CDS encoding VOC family protein, giving the protein MAIQRMDNVLIVVEDLDATVAFFVELGMELEGKGPVEGRWVERVIGVDDVRQDVAMLRTPDGHGRVELAMFHTPKAISAEPKNAPANTLGIRRIMFAVDDIEDVVARLRAHGAELVGEIEQYEQSYRLCYVRGPEDIIVGLAEQLS; this is encoded by the coding sequence ATGGCGATTCAGCGGATGGACAACGTTCTCATCGTTGTCGAGGACCTCGACGCTACTGTTGCGTTCTTCGTCGAACTCGGTATGGAGTTGGAGGGTAAGGGGCCTGTCGAGGGACGTTGGGTGGAACGTGTGATCGGGGTCGACGACGTCCGGCAGGACGTCGCAATGCTGCGGACTCCGGACGGCCACGGCCGGGTCGAGTTGGCGATGTTCCACACGCCGAAGGCGATCAGCGCTGAGCCGAAAAACGCACCGGCGAACACGCTGGGCATTCGTCGCATCATGTTCGCCGTCGATGACATTGAGGACGTCGTTGCCCGCCTACGCGCCCACGGCGCCGAACTCGTCGGCGAGATCGAGCAGTACGAGCAGAGCTATCGGCTCTGCTACGTCCGTGGCCCCGAAGACATCATCGTCGGGCTAGCCGAGCAGCTGAGCTGA
- a CDS encoding ComEC/Rec2 family competence protein, translating into MTAGWMAGLVLAAALVMLAIGLWVVLLRALAHPSERWRVVAVAALAAMLLGAGFAAAGAWREHRVVTHPLRNTAAGVSVRVVVVPTDDPKPVRSSAFGGERQWTVRARLREYRQGASTVRAGGAVVVLASGADWGELLPGRAVEFRAKSEQPWHRDLTAATLRAQGPPVAVGALPWWQRVAAVVRADLATAAARVLPERQAGLLPALVVGDTSALPDEVREEFEIAGLEHLCVVSGANFTILLAVVLGAVRLLTLGPRIGAVIAAAALVMFIVLARPDPSVLRAGAMGAITLLALLTGRRKQALPALCAAVIGLLAVSPELAVRAGFGLSVLATAGLILLAPSWADWLRARGWWRVPAEIVAVSAAAFVVTTPLVVALTGHLSLVAIFANILVEPVIAPVTVLGAIGTALAAAWPPLAELVLRCAEPPLWWLLFVAEHAANIPGAEISVPDGTIGGLIACAAVVLVVLALRFALLRRLAAAVLLGVAVVLIPVRVWHPGWPPAGWVLAACDVGQGDGLAISVGDHAAVVIDVGPDPRTIRTCLDRLRINRIALLVLTHPHADHIAGLAGALQGRSVDALAVGPGELPASALASHIGERETANTSRSELDSGESTGTSRAPTPVPNPKSPGPVGDPRAQVSGPEQVASLAAHAHIPVLELSAGQVLRFGTVELDVLAPAPLERRPTSTPSADDANDRSIVIAATTPAGRILFTGDIEAPAQQRLLHSGASVQADILKVPHHGSRTTTREFLAAVRPRLALVSVGADNTFGHPNPGVLADLAALGVVVARTDRQGDVLVLGEGRQLRTVTAQPVGSVSR; encoded by the coding sequence TTGACGGCGGGGTGGATGGCGGGGTTGGTGCTGGCGGCGGCGCTCGTCATGTTGGCGATCGGGTTGTGGGTGGTGCTCTTGCGTGCGTTGGCGCATCCGAGTGAACGGTGGCGGGTGGTCGCGGTGGCGGCTCTTGCGGCGATGCTGCTCGGTGCCGGGTTCGCGGCGGCCGGGGCGTGGCGTGAGCACCGGGTGGTGACACATCCGTTGCGCAATACCGCGGCCGGGGTTTCGGTGCGGGTGGTGGTTGTGCCGACCGATGATCCGAAACCGGTGCGGTCCAGTGCATTCGGTGGTGAGCGGCAGTGGACGGTGCGGGCTCGGCTGCGGGAGTACCGGCAAGGCGCGTCGACCGTGCGGGCGGGCGGTGCGGTGGTCGTTCTGGCGTCCGGTGCGGACTGGGGTGAGCTGCTGCCCGGTCGTGCGGTGGAGTTTCGCGCTAAGTCGGAGCAGCCGTGGCATCGCGATCTCACCGCCGCCACGTTGCGCGCGCAAGGGCCACCGGTCGCGGTCGGCGCGTTGCCCTGGTGGCAGCGGGTGGCCGCGGTGGTGCGCGCCGACCTTGCCACCGCGGCCGCGCGGGTACTGCCCGAACGGCAGGCGGGGCTGTTGCCCGCGCTGGTCGTCGGGGATACCTCCGCGTTGCCCGACGAGGTGCGCGAGGAGTTCGAAATCGCTGGGCTGGAACATCTTTGTGTAGTCAGCGGGGCCAACTTCACGATTCTGTTGGCGGTTGTGCTCGGCGCGGTGCGGCTGCTCACCCTCGGCCCGCGCATCGGGGCCGTGATCGCGGCGGCGGCGCTGGTGATGTTCATTGTCCTCGCGCGGCCGGACCCGAGTGTGCTGCGGGCGGGCGCGATGGGCGCGATCACGTTGCTCGCATTGCTGACCGGACGTCGCAAACAAGCGCTGCCCGCACTCTGCGCGGCGGTCATCGGACTGCTCGCGGTATCGCCGGAACTGGCGGTGCGGGCTGGTTTCGGGCTGTCGGTACTGGCGACCGCCGGGCTGATCCTCTTGGCTCCGAGCTGGGCGGACTGGTTGCGTGCCCGTGGCTGGTGGCGGGTGCCGGCCGAGATCGTCGCGGTATCAGCCGCCGCATTCGTCGTGACGACACCACTCGTGGTCGCGTTGACCGGACACCTCAGCCTGGTCGCGATCTTCGCGAATATCCTGGTCGAACCGGTGATCGCACCGGTCACGGTGCTCGGCGCGATCGGCACCGCGCTCGCGGCGGCCTGGCCGCCACTGGCCGAACTGGTACTGCGCTGCGCCGAACCGCCACTGTGGTGGCTGCTGTTCGTCGCCGAGCACGCGGCGAACATACCGGGCGCGGAGATATCGGTGCCCGACGGCACCATCGGCGGGCTGATCGCCTGTGCCGCAGTAGTTCTCGTGGTACTGGCCCTGCGATTCGCGCTGCTGCGCCGCCTTGCCGCTGCCGTACTGCTCGGCGTCGCGGTGGTGCTGATTCCGGTCCGTGTCTGGCATCCGGGTTGGCCTCCCGCAGGCTGGGTATTGGCCGCCTGCGATGTCGGCCAGGGCGACGGACTGGCCATATCCGTCGGTGACCACGCAGCGGTGGTCATCGATGTCGGCCCCGACCCGCGAACCATCCGCACCTGCCTGGATCGCCTGCGTATCAACCGAATAGCGCTCCTCGTCCTCACCCACCCGCATGCCGACCACATCGCCGGTCTCGCCGGCGCCCTACAAGGCCGCTCTGTCGACGCCCTGGCGGTTGGCCCCGGCGAACTCCCCGCATCGGCACTCGCGAGTCATATCGGAGAGCGGGAGACCGCGAATACATCCAGATCCGAGTTGGATTCAGGCGAGTCGACCGGAACCAGCCGAGCTCCCACACCGGTGCCGAATCCGAAATCGCCAGGGCCGGTGGGAGATCCGCGCGCACAAGTCAGCGGGCCGGAACAAGTCGCAAGTCTCGCGGCACACGCACATATCCCAGTGCTCGAGCTTTCCGCCGGACAGGTATTGCGTTTCGGCACTGTCGAATTGGACGTACTCGCGCCCGCGCCACTCGAACGCCGCCCGACCAGCACCCCCAGCGCTGACGATGCCAACGACCGCTCGATCGTCATCGCCGCCACCACACCCGCGGGCCGCATCCTGTTCACCGGCGATATCGAAGCTCCGGCGCAACAGCGGCTGCTGCATTCCGGAGCCTCCGTCCAGGCGGACATTCTGAAAGTCCCGCACCACGGGTCGCGAACCACTACAAGGGAATTCCTCGCCGCTGTCCGGCCTCGTCTCGCGCTGGTGAGTGTCGGCGCCGACAACACCTTCGGTCACCCGAATCCGGGGGTACTCGCGGATCTGGCCGCTCTGGGGGTCGTCGTAGCGCGCACCGACCGACAGGGCGATGTACTGGTCCTGGGCGAGGGTCGGCAGTTACGAACCGTGACCGCCCAGCCGGTCGGATCTGTATCCCGTTAG
- a CDS encoding TetR/AcrR family transcriptional regulator gives MPTGVAIRDPREQLFDAAERILLRDGPNALTSRAVTTEAGCAKGVLHRHFADFDAFLTELVLDRIGRIDQQSTALRESAGTRTVADNLTDALTDIFESVAVAIVSLVTFRDELRTRLRQVRPPGVPLLTEATAMLATYLTAERGLGRIAADADVDTLALTLIGSGHLLFADRKDTPPEPTATHKLVTSVIAGVLREPPR, from the coding sequence GTGCCGACAGGCGTGGCCATCCGCGATCCGCGCGAGCAATTGTTCGACGCCGCCGAGCGAATCCTGCTCCGGGACGGACCCAACGCGCTGACCAGCCGCGCGGTCACCACCGAGGCCGGTTGCGCCAAAGGCGTCCTGCACCGGCACTTCGCCGACTTCGACGCCTTTCTCACCGAACTGGTCTTGGACCGCATCGGCCGCATCGATCAGCAGTCCACCGCGCTGCGCGAATCCGCCGGGACCCGCACGGTTGCCGACAACCTCACCGACGCGCTGACCGACATCTTCGAATCGGTCGCCGTGGCCATCGTCAGCCTCGTCACCTTCCGCGACGAACTGCGCACCCGCCTCCGCCAAGTCAGACCACCCGGCGTCCCCCTGCTCACCGAAGCAACGGCCATGCTCGCCACCTACCTCACCGCCGAACGCGGCCTGGGCCGCATCGCCGCGGACGCCGACGTCGACACCCTCGCACTCACCCTCATCGGCAGCGGACACCTACTCTTCGCCGACCGAAAAGACACCCCGCCCGAGCCCACCGCCACCCACAAGCTCGTGACCTCGGTCATCGCGGGCGTACTACGTGAACCGCCGCGATAG
- a CDS encoding helix-hairpin-helix domain-containing protein gives MESDPEDARTADRGSDSGDPSVESDEDWVDAAEEVRAPGWLDEPEAGSRWRDRLVPERFRGSRVDPGWRGLVTLAAVGLAAVIVAAVVVLRERPVAQAVPPLAVRTSTATVSAGLSMAAPPGSVPSATSVSDSPATELVVSVVGLVRRGGLVRLPPGSRVADALTAAGGAKDGADLNGLNLAQRLQDGDQVLVGPSGPNSGPQLGSATINAGGRAPTASAPNAAASPRSSSKVDLNTATEAELDALPGIGPVTARAIVAWRTTNGRFTDITQLGDVDGIGPARLARLRDLVTT, from the coding sequence GTGGAGTCCGACCCTGAGGATGCGCGGACCGCGGACCGTGGGTCCGACTCAGGGGATCCGAGCGTCGAGTCGGATGAGGACTGGGTGGACGCGGCTGAAGAGGTGCGCGCTCCGGGTTGGCTGGATGAGCCCGAGGCCGGCTCGCGGTGGCGGGATCGGCTTGTGCCGGAACGCTTTCGGGGAAGTCGGGTGGATCCTGGGTGGCGGGGATTGGTGACGCTGGCCGCGGTCGGGCTGGCGGCGGTGATCGTCGCGGCAGTTGTGGTGTTGCGCGAGCGTCCGGTCGCGCAGGCGGTGCCGCCACTGGCGGTGCGAACCAGTACGGCCACGGTCTCCGCGGGTCTGTCGATGGCGGCACCGCCTGGCTCGGTTCCGTCAGCGACATCGGTAAGCGACTCTCCCGCAACGGAATTGGTTGTGAGTGTGGTCGGGCTCGTGCGCCGTGGGGGTCTGGTGCGGTTACCCCCTGGATCGCGCGTCGCCGACGCGCTGACCGCCGCGGGCGGGGCGAAGGACGGCGCGGATCTCAACGGCCTCAACCTGGCGCAGCGCTTGCAGGACGGCGATCAAGTACTCGTCGGCCCGAGCGGTCCCAACTCGGGCCCGCAGCTCGGCAGCGCAACGATCAACGCGGGCGGACGAGCGCCGACCGCTTCGGCGCCGAACGCCGCCGCATCGCCCCGCTCATCCAGCAAAGTCGATCTCAACACTGCGACCGAAGCCGAACTCGACGCCCTCCCCGGCATCGGCCCGGTCACCGCCCGCGCAATTGTCGCCTGGCGCACCACCAATGGCCGATTCACCGACATCACCCAACTCGGCGACGTCGACGGCATCGGCCCCGCCCGCCTCGCCCGCCTGCGCGACCTGGTGACGACATGA
- a CDS encoding TetR/AcrR family transcriptional regulator, producing the protein MQAAMALWRTKGFADTTVTDICKAAGVSKALFYVYFSRREDVLLEVEVFTMRDAHLAAEAVVSGPYELVDVITAVIGTLEQRARHYPPELIFEAVLETYRLERRALAEGATQADIAYLFLEPFRQAHRDGRIPVEVDVVRAARIAQMLVADGIRCWAAAGFDDPDLTKTLAAEISTLLTAAHTTTRV; encoded by the coding sequence ATGCAGGCGGCCATGGCGTTGTGGCGCACCAAGGGTTTCGCCGATACCACGGTCACCGACATCTGCAAAGCCGCCGGTGTGTCGAAAGCGCTTTTTTACGTGTACTTCTCACGCCGAGAGGACGTACTCCTCGAAGTGGAGGTGTTCACCATGCGCGACGCGCATCTGGCCGCCGAAGCCGTCGTCTCGGGCCCTTACGAACTGGTCGACGTGATCACCGCGGTCATCGGCACCCTCGAACAGCGTGCCCGTCACTACCCCCCAGAGCTGATCTTCGAAGCGGTTTTGGAAACGTACCGGCTCGAACGACGGGCCCTCGCCGAGGGCGCCACCCAGGCCGACATCGCCTACCTTTTTCTCGAACCCTTCCGGCAAGCCCACCGCGACGGCCGCATCCCCGTCGAGGTCGATGTCGTGCGCGCGGCCCGCATCGCGCAGATGCTGGTGGCCGACGGTATCCGCTGCTGGGCCGCCGCAGGCTTCGACGACCCCGACCTCACCAAAACCCTCGCCGCCGAGATCAGCACCCTGCTCACTGCGGCCCACACCACCACGCGCGTGTGA
- a CDS encoding class I SAM-dependent methyltransferase, protein MPTLPPERMPGSPRESHQARELAESFGSDPERYDRARPRYPDAMVDAIVAASPGRDVVDVGIGTGIAARKFQAAGCRVLGVEVDARMGDWARQQGFEVEVAAFEAWDAAGRTFDAVISGQTWHWVEPVAGAAKAADVLRPGGRLAAFWNAGQPPTELAQAFAAVYRQVAPDSLAARWSAAAATSAYSAPYAKVTDGIRAAGGFGDPEQWSFTWERPYTRDEWLDQLPTTGGHAQFSAATQDEALAGIGAAIDAAGGSFTVQFTTTVVTAVRSR, encoded by the coding sequence ATGCCCACTCTACCTCCGGAGCGCATGCCCGGCTCCCCACGCGAATCCCATCAAGCCCGTGAGCTGGCCGAATCCTTCGGCTCGGACCCCGAACGCTATGACCGAGCCCGGCCCCGATACCCCGACGCCATGGTCGACGCGATCGTCGCCGCGAGCCCCGGTCGCGATGTGGTCGATGTCGGCATCGGTACCGGCATCGCCGCCCGCAAATTCCAGGCGGCGGGGTGCCGGGTACTCGGGGTCGAAGTCGATGCCCGGATGGGTGACTGGGCACGACAGCAAGGATTCGAGGTCGAGGTGGCGGCCTTCGAAGCCTGGGACGCCGCGGGCCGAACCTTCGACGCCGTCATCTCCGGACAGACCTGGCACTGGGTGGAACCGGTCGCCGGAGCCGCGAAGGCAGCCGATGTACTACGACCGGGCGGGCGGCTGGCCGCGTTCTGGAACGCCGGCCAGCCACCGACCGAATTGGCGCAGGCCTTCGCCGCGGTCTATCGCCAGGTCGCGCCCGACTCGCTCGCCGCCCGCTGGTCGGCCGCCGCGGCGACGAGCGCGTACTCGGCGCCGTACGCCAAGGTGACCGACGGCATAAGAGCCGCTGGTGGTTTCGGTGATCCGGAGCAGTGGAGCTTCACCTGGGAGCGGCCCTACACCCGAGATGAGTGGTTGGACCAACTGCCCACCACCGGAGGCCATGCGCAGTTCTCGGCGGCCACACAGGACGAGGCGCTGGCTGGGATCGGGGCCGCCATCGACGCGGCGGGCGGTTCCTTCACGGTGCAATTCACCACGACAGTGGTCACCGCGGTGCGCTCCCGCTGA